In Sphingobacterium thalpophilum, a genomic segment contains:
- a CDS encoding methionine ABC transporter ATP-binding protein has product MIQLNNISKSFEVKAARIDALKDISLSIEKGEIFGVIGASGAGKSTLIRCVNLLERPDSGQVIIENDDLMSLSSTGLMLKRRKIGMIFQHFNLLSSRTVYGNISFPLELEGKSKEFISQKVLELLRLVGLEDKAEVYPANLSGGQKQRVAIARALANDPYILLCDEATSALDPATTKSILKLLKKINKQLDLTILLITHEMDVIKSICDQVAVLDHGKLIETGPVESIFANPQETTTKNFIQSSLEVEIPLSFQERLKSAGNPLVEIYLTSNEESIPFIQHLEQQFQVKTNIITAQIDYIGEMKFGVILAELSGEKENVMHSLSFLKEKHSQTKILGYV; this is encoded by the coding sequence ATGATTCAACTAAACAACATATCCAAATCTTTTGAGGTAAAAGCGGCACGTATTGATGCCTTAAAAGACATCTCACTGTCTATTGAAAAAGGTGAAATTTTTGGTGTAATAGGCGCTTCCGGAGCCGGCAAAAGTACTTTGATCCGTTGCGTCAACCTTTTGGAAAGACCAGACAGTGGACAAGTAATTATAGAAAATGACGACTTGATGTCGCTATCTTCCACTGGTCTGATGTTGAAAAGAAGAAAAATTGGTATGATTTTCCAGCACTTCAACTTACTATCATCACGAACAGTGTATGGAAATATATCCTTCCCGCTCGAACTTGAAGGCAAATCGAAAGAATTTATCAGCCAAAAAGTGTTGGAACTATTGCGTTTGGTCGGGTTGGAAGATAAAGCCGAGGTGTACCCTGCAAATCTCTCCGGAGGCCAGAAACAACGCGTTGCCATCGCGCGTGCACTAGCCAATGATCCTTACATTCTACTTTGCGATGAGGCTACAAGTGCCTTAGATCCAGCAACCACAAAATCTATCCTCAAACTGCTAAAAAAAATCAATAAGCAGCTTGACCTTACGATATTATTGATTACGCACGAGATGGATGTTATAAAAAGTATTTGCGATCAGGTTGCCGTATTAGACCACGGAAAATTGATTGAAACTGGTCCGGTAGAATCAATATTCGCCAATCCTCAGGAAACAACAACCAAAAACTTTATTCAGTCTTCACTTGAAGTTGAAATTCCACTAAGTTTTCAGGAACGCTTGAAAAGCGCTGGAAACCCACTCGTAGAAATCTATCTAACTTCAAATGAAGAATCCATCCCATTTATACAACATTTGGAACAACAATTTCAAGTCAAGACAAATATCATCACCGCTCAAATAGATTATATTGGCGAAATGAAATTTGGTGTTATATTAGCCGAACTATCGGGTGAAAAAGAAAATGTTATGCATAGTCTATCTTTCTTAAAAGAAAAGCATTCACAAACTAAAATCTTAGGCTATGTCTGA
- a CDS encoding fumarylacetoacetate hydrolase family protein, producing MKIFRYGAKGSEKVGVILNEKKYDVSEGNFQYNRDFFADIANLERLQTYINEKGDTLKEIAENERIGTPLEAPSKILCVGLNFDDHVKETKLQQASEPIVFMKSVSAFNGPFDGITLPKFSVKSDWETEFAIVIGKKASYVTEEEALDHVFGYVLHNDVTEREFQIERGGTWDKGKGCDTFAPIGPFIATKDEFTDIDNLKIWLKLNGELMQDGNTSDFIYRVPKLISYLSHFMSLLPGDIISTGSPAGSGMGKSPQRFLKDGDIIEYGIDGLGSAKQVISAYQAL from the coding sequence ATGAAGATTTTTAGATATGGCGCAAAGGGCTCCGAAAAAGTGGGAGTCATTTTAAACGAAAAGAAATATGATGTTTCAGAGGGAAATTTTCAATACAACCGCGATTTCTTTGCGGATATTGCAAATTTAGAAAGACTTCAAACATATATAAATGAAAAAGGCGACACGCTTAAAGAGATAGCCGAAAACGAGCGTATCGGTACACCATTGGAAGCTCCGTCCAAAATACTTTGTGTAGGGCTTAATTTCGATGATCACGTCAAAGAAACCAAATTGCAACAAGCTTCAGAGCCTATTGTATTTATGAAATCTGTATCTGCATTCAATGGCCCTTTTGATGGAATCACCCTTCCGAAGTTCTCTGTAAAATCTGATTGGGAAACCGAATTTGCCATTGTAATTGGGAAAAAAGCTTCTTATGTTACTGAAGAAGAAGCTTTGGACCATGTGTTTGGCTATGTGTTACACAATGACGTTACAGAGCGTGAATTTCAGATCGAGCGTGGCGGAACCTGGGATAAAGGTAAAGGATGTGATACTTTCGCTCCTATTGGCCCATTTATAGCAACCAAAGATGAATTCACAGATATTGATAATTTAAAAATATGGCTTAAACTCAATGGTGAGCTTATGCAAGATGGCAATACAAGTGATTTTATCTATCGTGTACCCAAATTGATTTCTTATTTAAGCCATTTTATGAGCTTACTTCCAGGCGACATCATTTCCACAGGATCACCTGCAGGATCTGGCATGGGCAAATCCCCACAAAGATTCCTGAAAGATGGCGATATCATCGAATATGGCATCGATGGACTCGGATCTGCAAAACAAGTGATTTCGGCTTATCAAGCGTTGTAA
- a CDS encoding IS4 family transposase: MINLNVFSQILSLVDRELFRDLVAKHKSDKHQKGINSWTHLVSMLFCHFSSADSVRDISNGLRSTTGNLNHLGVIRAPSKSNISYINTHRTHELFKDLYFSVLERLWQKDTHFRKELVQLKRKVYLMDASIIPLCLSVFDWAKFRSTKGAVKLHTVLDYDGCLPVFMQITDGKVHESQRAGSYSFSKGSVVVVDRGYVDYSWLGDLDSRGCYFVTRSKVNMKYKVIKSYQSEALMEKGILKDELIELSGAACNKYNGKPLRLVHFWDSTTGNEYHFLTNNTKWKASLVANIYKQRWHIEVFFKHLKQRLKVSTFIGTSENAVMIQIWTSLIGILLLKYLQKKAKYDWNLSNLVAFIRMNIFVKINIWQWIDDPFLRPPIKGKKGQLKIFAD; the protein is encoded by the coding sequence ATGATAAATTTAAATGTTTTTAGTCAGATTTTATCTCTTGTTGACCGTGAATTATTCAGGGATTTGGTTGCAAAGCACAAAAGTGATAAACACCAGAAAGGGATCAACAGCTGGACGCATCTAGTCAGTATGCTTTTCTGTCATTTTTCCTCGGCAGATTCGGTCCGGGATATTAGTAACGGTCTGCGCAGTACAACTGGTAACCTGAACCACTTAGGAGTAATAAGAGCTCCAAGTAAGTCCAATATATCCTATATCAACACACACCGTACCCATGAACTTTTCAAAGATCTTTATTTCTCTGTTTTGGAAAGGCTTTGGCAAAAGGATACGCATTTTCGCAAAGAGCTTGTTCAGCTAAAGCGTAAAGTATATCTGATGGATGCAAGCATCATCCCCTTATGTCTATCTGTATTTGACTGGGCAAAGTTTCGCAGCACCAAAGGTGCCGTAAAGCTGCACACTGTCTTGGATTATGATGGCTGCCTACCTGTTTTTATGCAGATTACCGATGGAAAAGTACATGAGAGCCAGCGAGCCGGTAGTTACAGTTTTTCCAAGGGAAGCGTGGTGGTAGTGGACCGTGGCTACGTGGATTACAGCTGGCTTGGGGATTTGGACAGCAGGGGGTGTTACTTCGTTACCAGGAGTAAAGTTAATATGAAGTACAAGGTTATCAAGTCCTATCAGAGTGAAGCACTCATGGAAAAGGGGATCCTTAAGGATGAGCTCATTGAGCTATCCGGTGCTGCCTGCAATAAATACAACGGCAAGCCGCTACGCCTAGTCCACTTTTGGGACAGCACCACTGGCAATGAGTACCACTTTTTGACCAATAATACGAAGTGGAAGGCTTCTTTGGTGGCAAACATCTATAAACAACGCTGGCATATCGAAGTCTTCTTCAAGCATCTAAAGCAGCGCTTAAAAGTATCGACATTCATAGGGACTTCTGAAAATGCAGTGATGATCCAGATCTGGACTTCACTCATTGGCATATTACTGTTAAAATACTTACAAAAAAAGGCCAAATATGACTGGAACCTGTCCAATCTGGTCGCATTCATCAGAATGAATATCTTCGTGAAAATAAACATCTGGCAATGGATAGATGATCCCTTTCTCAGGCCGCCTATAAAAGGAAAAAAGGGACAGCTAAAGATCTTCGCAGATTGA
- a CDS encoding TIGR01777 family oxidoreductase: protein MEKVIITGGAGAIGLHLTKLLVANFYEVIIFTRNPKPHPIQNNVRYVHWDPSKQEIDVKSIQEADYIINLAGANLNSKRWTKSYQQEIIASRVESGQLLYQSLKQIPNQVKAVISASAIGWYGTDDQYQKKPFEEGDPQGGNFLSWVCNLWEGSVKPIETLGKRLIVFRFGVVISKDQGLLKEINRFLPFRSIPVLGSGKQILSWIHMDDLCRMLLFGIQNDTIAGIYNACSSEPLPLAEFAKRIAKRKYGPFYIPLPVPSFLIKFMLGKKGQEMVLNGTWVSNKKIVHEKFPFKYPLLDNNCIDNLPYVS, encoded by the coding sequence ATGGAAAAAGTAATTATTACAGGTGGTGCTGGAGCTATAGGCCTTCATTTAACAAAGCTATTGGTTGCCAATTTCTATGAAGTTATTATTTTTACCAGAAATCCGAAGCCTCATCCCATACAAAACAATGTCCGTTACGTACATTGGGATCCCAGTAAACAGGAGATTGATGTCAAATCAATTCAAGAAGCCGACTATATCATCAACCTGGCGGGTGCAAACCTCAATTCGAAACGCTGGACAAAATCATATCAACAAGAAATTATTGCCAGCAGGGTAGAAAGTGGGCAACTGCTCTATCAAAGTTTAAAACAAATACCGAATCAAGTAAAAGCAGTCATATCGGCCTCCGCTATAGGTTGGTATGGAACAGACGATCAGTACCAAAAAAAACCTTTTGAAGAAGGAGATCCACAAGGCGGAAATTTTCTGTCCTGGGTATGTAACCTCTGGGAAGGAAGCGTGAAACCTATCGAAACATTGGGAAAAAGACTCATTGTCTTCCGTTTTGGAGTAGTTATCAGCAAGGATCAAGGCTTACTCAAGGAAATTAACCGTTTCCTACCCTTTCGTTCAATTCCGGTATTAGGCTCTGGAAAGCAGATACTCAGTTGGATCCATATGGATGATCTCTGTCGGATGCTGCTCTTTGGCATACAAAATGATACCATAGCCGGAATTTATAATGCCTGTTCATCCGAACCACTTCCCCTCGCGGAGTTTGCAAAAAGAATAGCCAAACGTAAATACGGTCCATTCTATATTCCCCTACCCGTCCCGTCATTTTTGATTAAATTTATGCTTGGAAAAAAAGGGCAGGAAATGGTGCTCAATGGTACTTGGGTAAGCAACAAAAAGATAGTACATGAAAAATTCCCTTTTAAATATCCTCTTTTGGACAATAATTGTATAGATAATTTACCATATGTGTCCTAA
- a CDS encoding DUF3347 domain-containing protein, with translation MKIKHYIITGALILSSLTNYAQNNTVNTTVKIAGNCGMCKKTIENAGASAQAKVEWNEDNQTATIAYDAKKTSLDAVLKSIAGAGYDNEKYLAAEDTYAKLHACCQYERNLAPPASDSPQDTSIEPVASVDDISNASNFQKIYDQYFLLKDALVAADSKQAAGLANDLADAIAKIQTANLTKAEQEVWKTKTTSLKATVKSLQQAKDISKQREAFALLSEDIYSLSKNSKPSSSVYYQKCPMFNKGKGATWLSRHKEIKNPYYGAQMLTCGSTIQTL, from the coding sequence ATGAAAATCAAACATTATATTATAACAGGGGCTTTAATACTATCGTCCTTGACAAACTATGCACAAAACAACACCGTGAACACCACTGTTAAAATTGCGGGAAACTGCGGTATGTGTAAAAAAACAATAGAAAATGCAGGAGCCTCCGCTCAGGCTAAAGTTGAATGGAACGAAGACAACCAAACAGCAACAATAGCCTATGACGCAAAGAAAACTTCCTTAGATGCTGTATTGAAAAGTATCGCAGGAGCAGGCTATGACAATGAAAAATACCTTGCCGCGGAAGATACTTATGCTAAACTACATGCTTGCTGCCAATACGAAAGAAATTTAGCTCCTCCAGCTTCAGATAGCCCACAAGACACAAGCATTGAGCCGGTAGCTTCAGTAGATGACATCAGCAACGCAAGCAATTTTCAAAAGATCTATGACCAATACTTTCTGCTTAAAGATGCACTTGTAGCTGCGGATAGTAAACAAGCTGCTGGACTAGCAAACGATCTTGCCGATGCAATCGCTAAAATACAAACTGCTAATCTAACGAAAGCGGAACAGGAGGTCTGGAAAACCAAAACAACATCACTCAAAGCGACAGTGAAGAGCCTACAACAGGCAAAGGATATCAGTAAACAACGAGAAGCCTTCGCGCTATTGTCAGAAGATATCTATAGCTTGTCCAAAAACTCGAAACCGTCTTCTTCTGTTTATTACCAAAAGTGTCCAATGTTCAACAAAGGCAAAGGTGCGACTTGGTTAAGCCGTCATAAAGAAATCAAAAATCCATACTACGGCGCACAGATGCTAACATGTGGCAGCACAATTCAAACGCTTTAA
- a CDS encoding DoxX family protein — MIETIVHTEADYTYTLLRIVEGVIIFPYGMQKLFGWFEDFGGGVGIRETLSTMKSKNIPVTLGWLVILSQSIGSILLIAGCLGRLAAGANIIIFLGAVSFHISEGWTMNWTGRKKGEGIEYFVLLLSILLIVAIKGSGALSIDLWFSIEE, encoded by the coding sequence ATGATTGAGACTATTGTCCATACAGAAGCCGATTATACCTATACTTTATTGAGAATTGTTGAGGGTGTGATTATATTTCCCTATGGCATGCAAAAACTATTTGGATGGTTTGAGGATTTTGGCGGAGGTGTAGGTATTAGAGAAACACTTAGTACAATGAAATCAAAGAATATCCCTGTTACGTTGGGATGGTTGGTTATTTTAAGTCAATCTATTGGAAGTATATTGCTTATAGCAGGCTGTTTGGGGAGACTTGCTGCAGGTGCTAATATCATTATTTTCCTGGGCGCGGTTTCTTTCCACATTTCAGAAGGCTGGACCATGAACTGGACTGGGAGGAAGAAAGGAGAAGGTATCGAATATTTTGTTCTTCTCCTGTCTATTTTGCTCATCGTTGCTATTAAAGGAAGTGGTGCTTTATCTATCGATCTATGGTTCTCTATAGAAGAGTAA